Proteins from one Carassius gibelio isolate Cgi1373 ecotype wild population from Czech Republic chromosome A25, carGib1.2-hapl.c, whole genome shotgun sequence genomic window:
- the LOC127946746 gene encoding UDP-glucuronosyltransferase 2A3-like isoform X1: MKMHQSTLLGLFVLLSALSGSYCGKVLVVPADGSHWINMKVLIVELRSKGHNITVVRGSSSWYIEEESPHYTSITVDTGEFDSDFWMMLLPRLLQIKRHGKSFWSEIEIAQDIFSRFSEVHRQVCNMTAMIFENEILMNSLEDNNYDLVLTDPAFGGGVLLAHRLGLPLVLNVRWTMYGEGHFVVAPSPLSYIPIPALQLTDKMTFSQRVMNVMVYLIFIYQNPKFFGCHYQEFSQKYFGPNVDFFSLLQDADIWLMRNDFTFEFARPTMPNVVYMGGFQCKPAKPLPDDLEKLVQSSGEHGLIIMSLGSVFGQLLSEINDEIAAAFAQLPQKVIWRHTGPRPANLGNNTLIMDWLPQNDLLGHPQTKLFVAHGGTNGVQEAIYHGVPIVGLPISFDQPDNLSRMQAKGTAKIVDFATLDRTVFLEALTEVLHNPFYKENIQRLSKLHHDQPMKPLDRAVFWIEFVMRNRGAPHLRTQAYRMSWIEYHSIDVILSLLAIVLLVPLIITFIIKLVWYKGFYKNNTKM, translated from the coding sequence ATGAAGATGCATCAATCCACCCTTCTCGGTTTGTTTGTTCTGTTATCTGCTCTATCAGGATCCTATTGTGGTAAAGTTCTGGTCGTCCCTGCGGATGGAAGCCACTGGATCAATATGAAGGTCCTTATTGTGGAGTTACGTTCAAAAGGTCACAATATCACAGTGGTCCGAGGTTCTAGTAGCTGGTACATTGAAGAGGAGTCTCCTCACTACACTTCCATTACTGTCGACACTGGTGAATTTGACAGTGACTTTTGGATGATGTTGCTTCCCCGGTTACTGCAAATCAAGAGACACGGAAAATCATTTTGGTCTGAAATAGAAATTGCTCAGGACATTTTTAGCAGGTTTTCAGAAGTTCATCGGCAAGTATGCAATATGACAGCCATGATATTCGAAAATGAGATCTTGATGAATTCACTGGAGGATAATAACTATGACCTTGTTCTCACGGATCCTGCTTTTGGAGGTGGAGTGTTACTGGCACACCGTCTTGGCCTCCCTCTTGTGCTAAATGTCCGCTGGACTATGTACGGTGAAGGTCACTTTGTTGTAGCTCCATCTCCTCTCTCATATATACCTATTCCAGCATTACAACTAACCGACAAAATGACATTCAGTCAAAGAGTCATGAATGTGATGGTTTATCTGATTTTTATCTATCAAAATCCAAAATTCTTTGGTTGTCATTACCAGGAGTTCTCCCAGAAGTATTTTGGGCCTAATGTTGATTTCTTCTCCCTCCTCCAGGATGCAGACATCTGGCTCATGAGAAACGATTTCACTTTTGAGTTTGCACGACCCACAATGCCAAATGTTGTCTATATGGGGGGCTTTCAGTGCAAACCAGCTAAGCCTCTTCCAGATGACCTTGAGAAGCTTGTGCAGAGCTCTGGAGAGCATGGGCTCATCATAATGTCTTTAGGAAGTGTTTTTGGTCAGCTTCTGAGTGAAATCAATGATGAGATTGCTGCAGCTTTTGCTCAGTTGCCTCAGAAGGTTATTTGGAGACACACAGGTCCACGACCTGCCAATCTTGGTAACAATACTCTGATTATGGACTGGCTCCCCCAGAATGACCTGCTTGGACATCCACAGACCAAACTGTTTGTAGCACATGGAGGCACCAATGGAGTTCAGGAAGCCATCTACCATGGAGTGCCTATTGTGGGCCTTCCTATATCATTTGATCAACCTGACAATCTCTCCAGGATGCAAGCAAAAGGAACTGCAAAAATAGTAGATTTTGCAACTTTGGACAGGACTGTGTTTCTAGAGGCATTAACGGAGGTTTTGCATAACCCATTTTACAAGGAGAACATTCAGAGACTGTCGAAACTGCACCACGACCAGCCAATGAAACCTCTTGATCGCGCTGTCTTCTGGATTGAGTTTGTCATGAGGAATAGAGGAGCTCCTCACTTACGAACACAGGCTTACCGAATGTCCTGGATTGAGTACCACTCTATAGATGTTATTTTGTCCCTGTTAGCAATTGTGTTGTTAGTGCCACTTATTATTACCTTTATCATTAAGCTGGTTTGGTACAAGggattttataaaaacaatactaAAATGTAG
- the LOC127946746 gene encoding UDP-glucuronosyltransferase 2B15-like isoform X2 produces the protein MRNDFTFEFARPTMPNVVYMGGFQCKPAKPLPDDLEKLVQSSGEHGLIIMSLGSVFGQLLSEINDEIAAAFAQLPQKVIWRHTGPRPANLGNNTLIMDWLPQNDLLGHPQTKLFVAHGGTNGVQEAIYHGVPIVGLPISFDQPDNLSRMQAKGTAKIVDFATLDRTVFLEALTEVLHNPFYKENIQRLSKLHHDQPMKPLDRAVFWIEFVMRNRGAPHLRTQAYRMSWIEYHSIDVILSLLAIVLLVPLIITFIIKLVWYKGFYKNNTKM, from the coding sequence ATGAGAAACGATTTCACTTTTGAGTTTGCACGACCCACAATGCCAAATGTTGTCTATATGGGGGGCTTTCAGTGCAAACCAGCTAAGCCTCTTCCAGATGACCTTGAGAAGCTTGTGCAGAGCTCTGGAGAGCATGGGCTCATCATAATGTCTTTAGGAAGTGTTTTTGGTCAGCTTCTGAGTGAAATCAATGATGAGATTGCTGCAGCTTTTGCTCAGTTGCCTCAGAAGGTTATTTGGAGACACACAGGTCCACGACCTGCCAATCTTGGTAACAATACTCTGATTATGGACTGGCTCCCCCAGAATGACCTGCTTGGACATCCACAGACCAAACTGTTTGTAGCACATGGAGGCACCAATGGAGTTCAGGAAGCCATCTACCATGGAGTGCCTATTGTGGGCCTTCCTATATCATTTGATCAACCTGACAATCTCTCCAGGATGCAAGCAAAAGGAACTGCAAAAATAGTAGATTTTGCAACTTTGGACAGGACTGTGTTTCTAGAGGCATTAACGGAGGTTTTGCATAACCCATTTTACAAGGAGAACATTCAGAGACTGTCGAAACTGCACCACGACCAGCCAATGAAACCTCTTGATCGCGCTGTCTTCTGGATTGAGTTTGTCATGAGGAATAGAGGAGCTCCTCACTTACGAACACAGGCTTACCGAATGTCCTGGATTGAGTACCACTCTATAGATGTTATTTTGTCCCTGTTAGCAATTGTGTTGTTAGTGCCACTTATTATTACCTTTATCATTAAGCTGGTTTGGTACAAGggattttataaaaacaatactaAAATGTAG
- the LOC127946750 gene encoding neuroplastin isoform X1, whose protein sequence is MSHAGNPFVIILGVLMLHSGAAQNGPTIDKTEDIILPTGYHLPPITLQCNLTTSQSNPLESFWMKNGEEISDTRGEAKNTEYKLNKPRPEDSGEYMCVYTFNLAPAANETIEVKASPDITGHKRSENKNEGEKAVLYCKSVGYPYPMWTWHKLDNGEITEIDNSSGRFFINSKDGYTEMSIINLDITSDPGDYECNATNILGSNSMQSVLRVRSRLAPLWPLLGVLAEIIILVLIIVIYEKRKKPDDVPDDDEPAGPMKTNSTNNHKDKNLRQRNTN, encoded by the exons ATGTCTCACGCGGGGAATCCGTTCGTGATAATACTCGGAGTCTTGATGCTGCATTCGGGCGCCGCTCAGAACG GACCAACTATTGATAAAACGGAGGACATTATTCTACCCACTGGTTACCACCTCCCACCAATCACGCTTCAGTGCAACCTTACTACTTCCCAAAGCAACCCCCTTGAGAGCTTCTGGATGAAGAATGGGGAGGAGATCTCTGACACAAGGGGCGAAGCCAAGAACACCGAATACAA ACTTAATAAACCAAGGCCAGAGGATTCGGgcgagtatatgtgtgtgtacacattcAATTTGGCCCCTGCAGCAAATGAAACTATTGAGGTTAAAG CTTCACCAGACATCACGGGACACAAGCGCAGCGAGAATAAGAATGAGGGCGAGAAAGCTGTCCTCTACTGCAAATCTGTGGGTTATCCTTATCCCATGTGGACCTGGCATAAACTTGATAACGGCGAAATTACG GAAATTGACAACTCCTCTGGCCGTTTCTTCATCAACAGCAAGGATGGCTACACCGAGATGTCCATCATCAACCTAGACATCACCTCCGACCCTGGAGACTACGAGTGCAATGCCACTAACATCCTCGGCTCCAACTCCATGCAATCAGTTTTGCGTGTCAGGAGCCGCCTGGCCCCCCTGTGGCCCCTGCTGGGGGTCCTCGCCGAGATCATCATCCTGGTGCTGATCATCGTCATCTACGAGAAGCGCAAGAAGCCTGATGATGTTCCTGACG ATGACGAACCAGCTGGGCCAAT GAAAACTAATTCCACCAACAACCACAAAGATAAAAACCTACGTCAGAGAAATACAAACTGA
- the LOC127946750 gene encoding neuroplastin isoform X2, whose protein sequence is MSHAGNPFVIILGVLMLHSGAAQNGPTIDKTEDIILPTGYHLPPITLQCNLTTSQSNPLESFWMKNGEEISDTRGEAKNTEYKLNKPRPEDSGEYMCVYTFNLAPAANETIEVKASPDITGHKRSENKNEGEKAVLYCKSVGYPYPMWTWHKLDNGEITEIDNSSGRFFINSKDGYTEMSIINLDITSDPGDYECNATNILGSNSMQSVLRVRSRLAPLWPLLGVLAEIIILVLIIVIYEKRKKPDDVPDGKLIPPTTTKIKTYVREIQTDFITR, encoded by the exons ATGTCTCACGCGGGGAATCCGTTCGTGATAATACTCGGAGTCTTGATGCTGCATTCGGGCGCCGCTCAGAACG GACCAACTATTGATAAAACGGAGGACATTATTCTACCCACTGGTTACCACCTCCCACCAATCACGCTTCAGTGCAACCTTACTACTTCCCAAAGCAACCCCCTTGAGAGCTTCTGGATGAAGAATGGGGAGGAGATCTCTGACACAAGGGGCGAAGCCAAGAACACCGAATACAA ACTTAATAAACCAAGGCCAGAGGATTCGGgcgagtatatgtgtgtgtacacattcAATTTGGCCCCTGCAGCAAATGAAACTATTGAGGTTAAAG CTTCACCAGACATCACGGGACACAAGCGCAGCGAGAATAAGAATGAGGGCGAGAAAGCTGTCCTCTACTGCAAATCTGTGGGTTATCCTTATCCCATGTGGACCTGGCATAAACTTGATAACGGCGAAATTACG GAAATTGACAACTCCTCTGGCCGTTTCTTCATCAACAGCAAGGATGGCTACACCGAGATGTCCATCATCAACCTAGACATCACCTCCGACCCTGGAGACTACGAGTGCAATGCCACTAACATCCTCGGCTCCAACTCCATGCAATCAGTTTTGCGTGTCAGGAGCCGCCTGGCCCCCCTGTGGCCCCTGCTGGGGGTCCTCGCCGAGATCATCATCCTGGTGCTGATCATCGTCATCTACGAGAAGCGCAAGAAGCCTGATGATGTTCCTGACG GAAAACTAATTCCACCAACAACCACAAAGATAAAAACCTACGTCAGAGAAATACAAACTGATTTCATTACAAG ATAA